One stretch of Pradoshia sp. D12 DNA includes these proteins:
- a CDS encoding UDP-N-acetylmuramoyl-tripeptide--D-alanyl-D-alanine ligase, with product MIKRTLAEIAAMVDGSINEGFKDILVSGVTNDTRKIEEGNLFVPLQGENSNGHNHVETAFAQGAAASFWESDAPNPPENRALIFVKDSLKALQQLSKAYLHELDTKVIGITGSNGKTTTKDMTASIMKTKYRVHKTSGNYNNHIGLPLTILSAPEDTEILILEMGMSSSGEISLLSQIGQPDVAIITNIGEAHLLDLGSREGIADAKMEIVEGLKKDGTLIFNGDEPLLLSRVSKHAYKQITFGSSMTNDYYPVQSKAGENEMEFTIDVDGHHPFVLPLLGNHNVLNALAAIAAGRTMGVSWEQITTGLAEVKLSNMRMEVSFGARGEKIINDAYNASPTSVKAAIELVKGMKGTGKKILVLGDMLELGPEEEMYHFKMGELITEEIDYVFTYGKLAEKIAEGAAENLNKERIYHFSDKDQLSLKLKEVIDEHSIVLVKASRGMRLEEVVRSLQD from the coding sequence ATGATCAAACGTACATTGGCTGAAATTGCAGCTATGGTAGATGGCAGCATAAATGAAGGTTTCAAAGATATACTTGTTTCAGGAGTAACAAATGATACAAGAAAAATCGAGGAAGGCAATCTATTTGTTCCTTTGCAGGGTGAAAATAGCAATGGACATAATCATGTAGAGACAGCATTCGCTCAGGGAGCAGCTGCTTCATTTTGGGAATCAGATGCACCGAATCCTCCTGAAAACAGAGCACTGATTTTTGTTAAGGATAGTTTAAAGGCATTACAGCAGTTATCTAAAGCGTATTTACATGAGTTGGATACGAAAGTAATCGGGATTACTGGCAGTAATGGGAAAACGACTACTAAAGATATGACTGCCTCAATCATGAAAACAAAATATCGGGTACATAAAACAAGTGGGAATTATAACAACCACATTGGATTGCCGCTTACGATTCTGTCTGCTCCGGAAGATACAGAAATCCTGATTCTAGAAATGGGAATGAGCAGCAGTGGGGAGATTTCACTCCTTTCACAGATTGGGCAACCTGATGTAGCGATTATTACTAATATTGGTGAGGCGCATTTACTTGACCTTGGTTCTCGTGAAGGAATTGCAGACGCCAAAATGGAAATTGTCGAGGGTTTAAAGAAGGATGGAACACTCATTTTTAATGGGGATGAACCTCTTCTGTTAAGCAGGGTATCCAAGCATGCATATAAACAGATTACATTCGGCAGCAGCATGACAAATGACTATTATCCTGTTCAAAGCAAAGCAGGAGAGAATGAAATGGAATTTACAATTGATGTAGATGGTCATCATCCTTTCGTATTGCCGCTCTTAGGCAATCATAATGTGCTGAATGCATTGGCGGCGATAGCTGCTGGCAGAACGATGGGAGTCTCCTGGGAACAAATCACAACAGGCCTTGCTGAAGTAAAACTATCTAATATGCGGATGGAAGTATCCTTTGGAGCGAGAGGCGAAAAAATCATAAACGATGCTTATAATGCCAGCCCGACTTCAGTTAAAGCAGCTATTGAATTAGTGAAAGGGATGAAAGGTACGGGCAAGAAGATTCTTGTACTAGGCGATATGCTTGAATTGGGACCAGAGGAAGAGATGTATCACTTCAAAATGGGTGAATTAATCACAGAGGAGATTGATTATGTCTTTACGTATGGTAAATTGGCTGAAAAGATTGCCGAAGGTGCTGCAGAAAATTTGAATAAAGAACGCATTTATCATTTCAGTGATAAGGATCAATTATCATTGAAGTTAAAAGAAGTCATTGATGAACATTCTATTGTGTTGGTCAAAGCTTCGAGAGGGATGAGACTTGAAGAAGTCGTTCGTAGCCTTCAAGACTAA
- a CDS encoding rhomboid family intramembrane serine protease codes for MFTRTESFGQFIRFYPGVSLLTAVCIVLFIITSLPISLGRDLYTLLSGVNLFIAEGEYWRLVTPIFLHIGFSHLLFNSFSLIIIGPGLENILGTFRFSLLFILSGTLANVLTFFAEPLMYAHVGASGSIYGLFGCFAYIIFFRKDLISQQNSQVILALIIIGVVMSFFQSSINITGHIGGLIMGFALSRLFLVNR; via the coding sequence TTGTTCACTCGTACCGAAAGTTTCGGGCAATTTATCCGTTTTTACCCGGGAGTCAGTCTTTTAACAGCTGTGTGTATAGTTCTTTTTATTATCACTTCTTTACCAATCTCTCTTGGAAGAGATCTTTACACCTTATTAAGCGGAGTTAACTTATTCATTGCAGAGGGTGAATATTGGAGATTGGTCACACCAATCTTTCTTCACATTGGCTTTTCCCATCTATTATTCAATAGTTTCTCCTTAATTATTATTGGTCCTGGACTGGAAAATATATTAGGTACATTTAGATTCAGTCTCCTTTTTATACTGTCCGGTACCCTTGCAAATGTTCTTACATTCTTTGCAGAACCTTTAATGTATGCTCATGTGGGAGCCAGCGGTTCCATTTATGGGCTATTTGGATGTTTTGCCTATATCATCTTTTTTAGAAAAGATTTAATTTCGCAGCAAAATTCACAGGTTATACTAGCTTTAATTATTATCGGGGTAGTCATGTCTTTTTTCCAATCATCCATTAATATCACAGGGCATATTGGCGGCCTTATAATGGGCTTTGCACTCTCCCGTCTATTTTTAGTTAATCGATAA
- a CDS encoding CopG family ribbon-helix-helix protein → MSESSATTEILIRLPQNLLSELDGYVREENVNRSEFIYQATKMYLQERKKKEFRESMRRGYMEMANINLTMAAEAFQAEYEAEHAVERLVSGE, encoded by the coding sequence GTGTCTGAGTCCAGTGCAACTACGGAAATTCTAATACGCTTGCCCCAAAATTTGCTAAGTGAGTTGGATGGATACGTGAGAGAAGAAAATGTGAATCGAAGCGAATTTATTTATCAAGCAACTAAAATGTATTTGCAAGAACGCAAAAAGAAAGAGTTTCGCGAATCCATGCGCCGTGGATATATGGAGATGGCCAATATTAATTTAACTATGGCTGCAGAAGCTTTCCAGGCAGAATATGAAGCTGAACATGCTGTGGAGCGTTTAGTTAGCGGTGAATAA
- the acpS gene encoding holo-ACP synthase — MIVGIGIDIIELERVRDILKRQPKFVDRILTEDEKEYYLSLGENRKIEWLAGRFSAKEAFSKANGTGIGGKLSFHDISIIPDKNGKPIIKHPLEVKAHLSITHTKQYAAAQVLLEKR; from the coding sequence ATGATTGTTGGAATTGGTATCGATATTATTGAACTTGAGAGAGTGAGAGATATTCTTAAACGGCAGCCGAAATTTGTTGATCGTATACTAACTGAAGATGAAAAGGAATACTATCTGTCACTTGGTGAAAATCGAAAAATCGAGTGGCTTGCCGGACGATTTTCTGCTAAAGAGGCATTTTCAAAAGCAAATGGTACAGGTATCGGCGGTAAACTATCGTTCCATGATATTAGCATTATTCCTGACAAGAATGGTAAACCGATTATCAAACATCCTTTAGAGGTAAAGGCACACTTAAGTATTACCCATACTAAACAATATGCGGCTGCCCAGGTTCTACTTGAAAAACGATAA
- a CDS encoding DEAD/DEAH box helicase — MTLFSELGISSDTLRAVEGMGFEEATPIQSETIPLALQGGDLIGQAQTGTGKTAAFGIPMIEKIDVKRDEIQGLIIAPTRELAIQVSEELYKIGAGNRSRVLAVYGGQDITRQIRALKKRPHIIVGTPGRLLDHINRKTIRLNNVHTVVLDEADEMLNMGFIEDIESILSSVPDNHQTLLFSATMPDPIRRIAERFMHEPKTVRVKAREMTVPAISQYYVRVPEREKFDALTRLIDIHTPELAIIFGRTKRRVDELAEALTVRGYTAEGIHGDLTQARRMSVLRKFKEGAVDILVATDVAARGLDISGVTHVYNFDIPQDPESYVHRIGRTGRAGKEGMAVTFVTPREMSYLEVVERTTKKKMERIKAPTVTDALEGQQRTVKEKLYNVVSSEDLTAYLPLAKEMIEDHTAEELVAAALKLFIREPDEKPVTISEERPLPFRKDGYKGGKGGGSKRPYNRGGDRDSRGGGDRRRSSSTNQGGRRKSYSNSKPKNTSK; from the coding sequence ATGACATTATTTAGTGAATTAGGAATTAGCAGCGACACATTAAGAGCAGTAGAAGGCATGGGGTTTGAAGAAGCAACTCCAATCCAATCTGAAACGATTCCACTTGCATTGCAGGGTGGGGATTTAATCGGACAAGCTCAAACAGGTACTGGTAAAACTGCTGCGTTTGGAATTCCGATGATTGAAAAAATCGATGTAAAAAGAGACGAAATTCAGGGATTAATCATTGCACCGACACGTGAACTTGCTATTCAGGTTTCTGAAGAGCTTTACAAAATCGGAGCAGGCAACCGTTCCCGCGTTCTGGCAGTATATGGCGGTCAGGATATAACTCGTCAAATCCGTGCGTTAAAAAAACGTCCGCATATCATCGTGGGTACACCAGGCAGACTGTTGGATCATATTAACAGAAAAACAATTCGTTTGAACAATGTTCATACTGTAGTTCTTGATGAAGCAGATGAAATGTTGAACATGGGATTCATTGAAGATATTGAATCTATTCTATCTTCTGTTCCAGATAATCACCAAACTCTATTGTTCTCTGCAACTATGCCTGATCCAATTCGTCGTATAGCCGAAAGATTCATGCATGAACCAAAAACAGTTCGTGTAAAAGCGAGAGAAATGACTGTACCGGCAATCAGCCAATATTATGTACGTGTTCCGGAAAGAGAAAAATTCGATGCATTAACTCGTCTAATTGATATCCATACGCCGGAATTAGCTATTATATTTGGCCGTACTAAACGTCGTGTTGATGAATTAGCAGAAGCATTAACAGTACGTGGTTATACAGCTGAAGGAATCCATGGTGATTTGACACAAGCACGTCGTATGTCAGTCTTACGCAAGTTTAAAGAGGGAGCAGTCGATATATTGGTAGCTACGGATGTGGCTGCACGTGGTCTTGATATTTCCGGTGTTACTCATGTTTATAACTTTGATATTCCTCAGGATCCTGAAAGTTATGTTCACCGTATTGGACGTACAGGAAGAGCGGGTAAAGAAGGTATGGCAGTTACATTCGTAACTCCACGTGAAATGTCTTATCTTGAAGTGGTTGAACGCACCACTAAAAAGAAAATGGAGCGTATAAAAGCTCCAACTGTTACAGATGCGCTTGAAGGACAGCAAAGAACTGTAAAAGAAAAATTGTACAATGTTGTTTCTTCTGAGGACTTAACGGCATATCTTCCGTTGGCTAAAGAAATGATAGAAGATCATACTGCAGAGGAATTAGTTGCTGCAGCATTGAAATTGTTCATTAGAGAGCCGGATGAAAAGCCTGTAACCATCTCAGAAGAGAGACCACTTCCATTCCGCAAAGATGGCTATAAAGGCGGAAAAGGTGGCGGAAGCAAACGTCCATATAACAGAGGCGGAGACAGAGATAGCCGTGGTGGCGGAGACAGAAGACGCAGCAGCAGCACCAATCAAGGTGGACGCAGAAAGTCTTACTCAAACTCTAAACCAAAAAACACAAGTAAATAA
- a CDS encoding type II toxin-antitoxin system PemK/MazF family toxin translates to MNKGLNVKRGDVYFADLSPVVGSEQGGVRPVLVIQNDIGNRFSPTVIIAAITAQIQKAKLPTHVEIDAQKYGFERDSVILLEQIRTIDKQRLTDKITQLDDEMMRKVDNALQISLGLVEL, encoded by the coding sequence GTGAATAAGGGTTTAAATGTTAAACGTGGTGATGTGTATTTCGCTGATTTGTCTCCAGTGGTTGGATCTGAGCAAGGAGGGGTAAGACCTGTACTTGTTATTCAGAATGATATCGGAAATCGATTTAGCCCTACCGTAATTATTGCGGCAATTACGGCTCAAATACAAAAAGCGAAACTGCCGACCCATGTAGAAATTGACGCCCAAAAATATGGATTCGAACGCGATTCTGTTATTTTACTTGAACAAATTCGAACAATTGATAAGCAGAGATTGACAGATAAAATAACACAGCTGGATGATGAAATGATGCGTAAGGTTGATAATGCGCTCCAAATCAGTCTGGGACTCGTGGAATTGTAA
- the uvsE gene encoding UV DNA damage repair endonuclease UvsE has protein sequence MTIIRLGYVAMSMELKNASPSKTMTYAQFSKLANREAAIKRLEKIAKTNLKNCLRLLIHNEVNGIQFFRFSSKLIPLANHPDLEDWNYMAGIKEETSAIKEYLKKHSHMRIDFHPDHFVVLNSEDKNILKTSIKTLRMHFRLLKVFGLSPKHRCVLHIGGLYQDKEQALEQFIHNWGYVPVDIQEMIILENDDTLFGIQDTLYLCEKLSIPMVFDLHHHKQNCQGDWKDHWPRIVQTWSNSSLPVKVHLSSPKNEKNKKAHADHVQKEEMMELVQGNNNLTSQVDCMLEAKHKDFAVFKLIEQLKLLDGFKIMDGAIFSYEPVTNESR, from the coding sequence ATGACTATTATTCGCTTAGGTTATGTAGCTATGAGTATGGAATTGAAAAATGCATCCCCCTCAAAAACAATGACATATGCGCAATTCAGCAAGCTGGCAAATAGAGAAGCCGCTATAAAAAGACTGGAGAAAATTGCAAAAACCAATCTTAAAAACTGCCTTCGTTTATTAATTCATAATGAAGTAAATGGTATCCAATTCTTTCGATTTTCCTCAAAATTAATACCACTTGCCAACCATCCGGATTTAGAAGATTGGAACTATATGGCCGGTATAAAAGAGGAAACAAGTGCGATTAAAGAATATCTAAAAAAGCATTCTCATATGAGAATTGATTTTCATCCGGATCACTTCGTTGTTTTAAATAGTGAAGATAAGAATATCTTGAAAACATCAATTAAGACATTAAGGATGCATTTTCGATTACTAAAAGTTTTTGGATTATCGCCAAAACATCGTTGTGTATTACATATTGGTGGTTTATATCAAGATAAGGAACAAGCTCTTGAACAATTTATTCATAATTGGGGATATGTGCCTGTGGATATTCAGGAAATGATTATATTGGAAAATGATGATACGCTATTTGGCATACAGGATACCCTTTACCTATGTGAAAAACTATCCATTCCAATGGTATTTGATTTACACCATCATAAACAAAACTGTCAGGGAGATTGGAAAGATCACTGGCCAAGGATTGTGCAAACCTGGAGTAATTCAAGCTTGCCTGTTAAAGTCCATCTTTCATCCCCGAAGAATGAAAAAAATAAAAAAGCACATGCTGATCATGTGCAAAAAGAAGAAATGATGGAATTAGTGCAGGGGAATAATAATTTGACAAGCCAAGTTGATTGTATGCTGGAGGCTAAGCATAAAGATTTTGCTGTTTTCAAGTTGATTGAGCAATTAAAATTGCTAGATGGCTTTAAAATAATGGATGGTGCTATATTTTCGTATGAGCCTGTGACAAATGAAAGTCGATAA
- a CDS encoding AimR family lysis-lysogeny pheromone receptor — protein sequence MDLSFSEFLIPQPIKGNGQECLTFSIPEWMNLSDTFSIHTYEQYHPIYVMQAMASVSLTNEKEAFKIVKSYYCKCTSGVVQKLFVLEYLFRLGCMDWIKTLILEDSSNPENNELRNVFSIYIAQAEAQIDNSELIDQAFNLSSSCLEINIASIISHMYGISQLRLQEPLNKLIKAVEPMLLLCKEEDLLSIFKIQLGEMYLVSMLCSSTNPENVRNACQQYFNNKDLLQQFPTLEISLSHIIAHSYMFDSFPIAKEWVTKGLALLKNVHMQRRPYLEASLNCSLDIFRSLWRRELDIQPTSPSEKAYRYMVTGQTHLGSKILETLQTEKGSLTLFEHFYLAIGKGPHELREAQNLFIHSRNYYYAKLIDFHLSQAHTKI from the coding sequence ATGGATTTATCATTCAGTGAATTTTTGATTCCTCAACCCATAAAAGGAAATGGCCAAGAATGCCTTACATTTTCTATCCCTGAATGGATGAATTTATCTGACACCTTCTCTATTCATACATATGAACAGTATCATCCAATCTATGTCATGCAGGCAATGGCTTCTGTATCACTAACAAATGAAAAGGAAGCCTTCAAAATTGTAAAATCATATTACTGCAAATGTACATCTGGAGTAGTTCAGAAACTCTTTGTCCTGGAATATTTATTCCGTTTAGGATGCATGGATTGGATTAAAACATTAATACTCGAAGATTCCTCCAACCCAGAAAATAATGAATTAAGAAATGTATTTTCTATTTATATTGCTCAGGCAGAGGCTCAGATCGATAACTCAGAGCTTATTGATCAAGCATTTAATCTGTCTTCAAGCTGTTTAGAAATTAATATTGCTTCTATCATTTCACATATGTATGGGATTAGTCAGTTAAGATTGCAAGAGCCACTCAATAAATTAATAAAGGCTGTCGAACCCATGCTTTTACTATGTAAAGAGGAGGATTTGCTGTCTATCTTTAAAATACAGCTTGGAGAAATGTATTTAGTCTCTATGTTATGCAGCAGCACAAATCCAGAGAACGTTCGAAACGCCTGCCAACAATACTTTAACAATAAAGATTTATTGCAACAATTCCCTACTCTGGAAATCAGCCTGTCTCACATCATAGCTCATTCTTATATGTTCGATAGCTTCCCTATAGCAAAAGAATGGGTTACGAAGGGATTAGCTCTGCTGAAAAATGTCCATATGCAACGCAGACCTTATTTGGAGGCTTCACTTAATTGTTCTTTGGATATATTCAGGAGCTTATGGCGCAGAGAATTGGATATACAACCGACATCCCCATCTGAAAAAGCCTATCGTTATATGGTAACTGGCCAAACACATCTAGGAAGCAAGATATTAGAGACTTTGCAAACAGAAAAAGGATCACTCACCCTTTTTGAACACTTTTATTTAGCTATTGGTAAAGGTCCTCATGAATTACGAGAGGCACAGAACCTTTTCATACATAGCCGTAATTACTATTATGCCAAGCTTATCGACTTTCATTTGTCACAGGCTCATACGAAAATATAG
- a CDS encoding D-alanine--D-alanine ligase, translating into MKIKLGLLYGGKSAEHKVSMQTAMAVIKALDSSKYEIHPIYINEDGEWIKGPQLQGPVESVKELEFDHRSQAVQTTGFNSIIAHGSDDAFDVIFPLLHGPNGEDGTVQGLLELLNIPYVGNGVLASSAGMDKVIMKNIFAQAGLGQVGYVSYLRSEWSGNEEKVCLEVEKALGYPCFVKPANLGSSVGISKCENAEELHKAFEEAFQFDRKVIIEEGVTAREVEIGVIGNDYPECSVAGEIIPKKAFYDYKAKYEDGDTALVIPAEISQEEYQMLHDMAIKAYKALDCSGLVRADFFLTHEGKAYINEVNTMPGFTPFSMFPLLWSHTGVEYPQLIEKLINLAIERHAEKQKIKYTI; encoded by the coding sequence ATGAAAATTAAACTAGGATTATTATATGGTGGGAAATCTGCTGAACATAAAGTATCCATGCAAACTGCTATGGCAGTCATCAAAGCATTGGATTCATCTAAATATGAGATACATCCGATTTACATAAATGAAGATGGTGAATGGATAAAAGGGCCGCAATTACAGGGGCCGGTTGAATCTGTTAAGGAGCTAGAGTTTGACCACAGAAGTCAGGCTGTTCAAACAACTGGTTTTAACAGTATTATTGCACACGGATCTGATGATGCATTTGATGTTATTTTCCCATTATTGCATGGCCCGAATGGCGAAGATGGTACAGTACAGGGGTTGCTCGAGCTGCTTAACATTCCGTATGTAGGAAATGGTGTTCTTGCTTCATCTGCAGGCATGGATAAAGTAATCATGAAGAATATATTTGCCCAGGCTGGGTTGGGGCAGGTTGGTTATGTTTCTTATTTACGTTCAGAATGGAGCGGAAATGAAGAAAAGGTATGCCTAGAGGTAGAAAAAGCATTGGGATATCCGTGTTTTGTTAAACCGGCTAACTTAGGTTCCAGTGTTGGGATTAGTAAATGTGAAAATGCTGAAGAGCTGCATAAAGCATTTGAAGAGGCATTCCAATTCGACCGAAAAGTAATCATTGAAGAAGGTGTTACTGCAAGAGAGGTTGAGATTGGCGTTATTGGAAATGATTATCCTGAGTGTTCTGTTGCAGGGGAAATTATTCCGAAAAAAGCGTTTTATGACTATAAAGCTAAATACGAAGATGGCGATACAGCATTGGTAATACCTGCAGAGATTTCTCAGGAAGAATATCAAATGCTGCATGACATGGCAATTAAGGCATACAAAGCATTGGATTGTTCAGGCCTTGTAAGAGCAGATTTCTTCCTTACACATGAAGGAAAAGCTTATATTAATGAAGTAAATACCATGCCAGGATTTACACCATTTAGTATGTTCCCATTACTTTGGAGCCACACTGGAGTGGAATATCCGCAATTAATTGAAAAACTGATTAATTTAGCTATTGAAAGACATGCTGAAAAGCAAAAAATTAAATATACTATTTAA
- a CDS encoding LolA family protein — MRRLMMLTLTLGFMLVLAGCGEKSQTEVVDALTEKMNELKGYKADAKMTLKMGTEPQVYDVEVWYQSPSNYRVNLKNAQKDQSQIILRNEEGVFVLTPALNKSFKFQSEWPKNSSQAYLYESLITDVTVDKDATFKATDDSYVFETKTRYQNNKMLPLQVVKFDRKTLEPVSVDVMDSDRNALVQVEFEKTKFNPNYSNSDFDVKKNMTGAQLEVPVMSSEEDIDFEAQYPTAEIQGVEPAGEKMIKTEEGKRAVLTFAGDEKQYTLIETKSKIVKEAAVTIAEGEPVDLGFTIGNMTENSISWSYEGIDFMLAAKNLTSDEMIMVAKSVQETAEK; from the coding sequence TTGAGGAGGTTAATGATGCTGACGCTGACATTGGGATTTATGTTGGTCTTAGCAGGCTGCGGGGAAAAATCGCAAACTGAAGTTGTGGATGCGTTAACGGAAAAGATGAATGAATTAAAGGGATACAAAGCAGATGCGAAAATGACTTTAAAAATGGGTACAGAACCACAAGTATATGATGTGGAAGTATGGTATCAATCTCCATCAAATTACCGGGTAAACTTGAAAAATGCTCAAAAGGATCAAAGTCAAATCATCCTGCGGAATGAAGAAGGGGTATTTGTATTAACTCCAGCGCTTAATAAAAGTTTTAAGTTTCAAAGTGAGTGGCCAAAAAACAGCTCGCAGGCCTATCTGTATGAGTCTTTAATTACAGATGTAACTGTTGATAAGGATGCAACCTTTAAGGCAACAGATGATAGTTATGTGTTTGAGACAAAAACAAGATATCAGAACAATAAGATGCTTCCATTGCAGGTCGTGAAATTTGACCGCAAAACACTAGAGCCTGTAAGTGTAGATGTAATGGATTCTGATCGTAATGCATTAGTTCAGGTTGAATTTGAAAAAACGAAGTTCAATCCGAATTACAGTAATAGTGATTTTGATGTGAAAAAGAATATGACAGGAGCGCAATTGGAAGTGCCGGTAATGTCTTCTGAAGAAGATATTGATTTTGAAGCTCAATATCCAACAGCCGAGATACAGGGTGTGGAGCCTGCAGGAGAGAAAATGATCAAAACAGAGGAAGGAAAACGAGCCGTTCTGACATTTGCGGGTGATGAAAAACAATACACGTTAATTGAAACTAAATCAAAGATTGTCAAAGAAGCTGCGGTCACCATAGCAGAAGGTGAGCCGGTTGATTTAGGATTCACAATTGGCAATATGACAGAAAACTCAATATCCTGGTCTTATGAAGGGATAGATTTCATGCTCGCTGCAAAAAATCTCACATCAGACGAGATGATCATGGTTGCGAAATCAGTGCAGGAAACTGCAGAAAAATAG
- the alr gene encoding alanine racemase, which produces MKNSQLSYRDTWAEINLDHIKHNVEQIRHLLPQTTDIMAVVKANAYGHGDRQVAEVALGAGATSLAVAFLDEAIRLRQAGIKVPILVLGSTRAEDSKVAVQYNISLNVHDIDWIGKAIAYLQEENIQQPLNIHIKIDTGMGRLGIRNIQEMKEIEYMLKNQDYIHLEGIFTHFSSADELDLDKTQNQLLKFKEILDNMEYLPPYIHTSNSAAAMRYPDAYFNTVRLGISMYGLSPSPEISKDLPVTLKPALSLYTKIKQIKKISMGDTVGYGATYTASEPEWIATLPIGYADGWIRKLSGQSVLVKGHRAPIVGRICMDQCMVKLDQSVPEDTVVTLIGNDGDETITVDEIAEKLETINYEVICQLSSRVPRVYKQDGLIVETVNQLFHY; this is translated from the coding sequence ATGAAAAATAGTCAATTATCCTATAGAGATACATGGGCAGAAATCAATTTAGATCATATAAAGCATAACGTTGAACAGATTAGGCATCTGTTGCCTCAAACTACTGACATCATGGCGGTTGTAAAGGCAAATGCATATGGACATGGAGATCGGCAAGTGGCTGAAGTGGCATTAGGTGCCGGAGCAACCAGTTTGGCCGTAGCTTTCTTGGATGAGGCGATCAGGCTTCGTCAGGCAGGTATAAAAGTGCCGATCTTAGTACTAGGTTCCACTAGGGCGGAAGACTCCAAGGTAGCCGTGCAGTACAATATCTCTTTAAATGTACATGACATTGATTGGATAGGGAAAGCTATAGCATATTTACAGGAAGAAAATATACAGCAACCGCTAAATATACACATAAAAATTGATACAGGCATGGGCAGACTTGGGATAAGGAATATACAAGAGATGAAAGAAATAGAATATATGCTTAAGAATCAAGATTATATTCATCTTGAAGGTATATTCACTCATTTTTCCAGTGCAGATGAGCTGGACTTGGACAAAACTCAAAACCAATTGTTGAAATTCAAGGAGATTCTTGATAATATGGAATACTTGCCGCCTTACATTCATACTAGTAATAGTGCGGCAGCTATGAGATATCCTGATGCCTATTTCAATACAGTAAGGCTTGGTATTTCCATGTATGGCTTAAGTCCATCACCGGAAATATCAAAAGACCTCCCAGTAACGTTGAAGCCTGCCTTATCTCTTTATACAAAGATAAAGCAAATCAAGAAGATTTCAATGGGTGATACAGTTGGGTACGGTGCAACGTATACAGCGAGTGAGCCTGAATGGATAGCCACTTTGCCTATTGGATATGCGGATGGATGGATCAGAAAACTATCTGGGCAATCTGTACTGGTTAAAGGACATAGAGCACCTATTGTCGGACGCATTTGTATGGATCAGTGCATGGTTAAATTAGATCAGTCTGTTCCTGAGGATACAGTGGTTACTCTTATCGGGAACGATGGTGATGAGACAATTACAGTTGATGAGATCGCCGAGAAATTAGAAACGATTAATTACGAGGTTATTTGTCAACTATCAAGCAGAGTCCCTCGAGTGTATAAGCAGGATGGTTTAATTGTTGAAACTGTAAATCAGTTATTTCATTATTAA